One genomic window of Verrucomicrobiia bacterium includes the following:
- a CDS encoding MBOAT family O-acyltransferase has protein sequence MNFAELRFWECLFGALAVILGVRYLCAHVARPALAVFDKIALFSLGLFLLLCVSWVTFLIFLVVAITTYVGLAWILKYHAKHGSKYLFVLIPLQVLPLVYYKYGDFFVNRVLGLNVDALRNLVIPVGISFYTFQKVAFVIDTLALKSPLPRFLDYLNFAGFFPQIVAGPIERKANLLPQMETFRFRWLPEKIDEGVGWIVVGLFFKCCLADNLAVYFNGSSSTNPYLIWEANLIFGLRIYYDFAGYSLVALGVARCLGINLTLNFRSPYCSTSATEFWRRWHVTLSGWFRDYVYIPMGGGRVKWWAFNVAVVFIVSGAWHGAGWNFILWGALHGLLLITNRLAGKLNVPRPLAWGLTMLGSFYAWLSFYELRTNILLQKSKVLLMPATYNSQALHEAIGVLTSGGGVALAGFLLLTALTLLAEWLSVTDKNEEYYYLRQPLALGVLVVLTLLLAPGKTNAFIYFAF, from the coding sequence ATGAACTTCGCTGAGTTGCGTTTCTGGGAGTGTTTATTCGGTGCTTTGGCGGTTATTCTCGGTGTGCGCTATCTGTGCGCGCACGTGGCACGCCCGGCGCTGGCGGTATTCGATAAAATCGCTCTGTTCTCATTGGGGCTGTTCCTGTTGCTCTGTGTCAGTTGGGTGACCTTCCTCATTTTTCTGGTAGTGGCGATCACGACGTATGTGGGGCTGGCGTGGATTTTGAAATACCATGCGAAGCACGGCTCCAAGTACCTGTTTGTGTTGATTCCGCTGCAAGTCTTGCCACTCGTGTATTATAAGTACGGCGACTTTTTTGTAAACCGGGTGCTGGGGCTCAATGTGGATGCGCTCCGCAATCTCGTGATTCCCGTCGGGATTTCGTTTTATACCTTCCAAAAAGTCGCCTTCGTCATCGACACGCTCGCGCTGAAATCGCCGTTGCCGCGGTTTCTGGACTACCTGAATTTTGCCGGTTTTTTCCCTCAGATCGTGGCCGGACCGATTGAACGAAAGGCGAATCTGCTTCCGCAGATGGAAACGTTTCGTTTCCGGTGGCTGCCCGAAAAGATAGACGAGGGAGTGGGTTGGATTGTTGTCGGGTTGTTTTTCAAATGTTGTCTTGCCGACAACCTGGCCGTTTACTTCAACGGCAGTTCGAGCACGAATCCATACTTGATCTGGGAGGCCAACCTCATCTTCGGGTTGCGGATTTACTATGATTTTGCGGGCTACAGTCTTGTGGCACTGGGCGTCGCCCGGTGCTTGGGCATCAATCTGACCCTGAACTTTCGGAGTCCATACTGTTCGACCAGCGCCACAGAATTCTGGCGGCGCTGGCATGTCACACTTAGCGGGTGGTTTCGCGACTACGTGTATATCCCGATGGGAGGCGGGCGCGTGAAGTGGTGGGCATTCAACGTGGCGGTGGTGTTTATCGTGTCAGGCGCCTGGCATGGTGCGGGATGGAACTTCATTTTGTGGGGAGCGCTCCACGGTCTCTTGCTGATCACCAACCGGCTGGCCGGCAAACTCAATGTCCCGCGTCCACTGGCCTGGGGACTCACTATGCTCGGCAGCTTTTATGCCTGGTTGAGTTTTTACGAACTGCGCACCAACATACTGCTTCAGAAATCGAAAGTGTTACTGATGCCGGCAACCTACAACAGTCAAGCCCTGCACGAGGCAATAGGAGTCCTGACTTCCGGTGGTGGGGTCGCGCTGGCAGGGTTTCTCCTGCTCACTGCGCTAACGCTTTTGGCTGAATGGCTCTCGGTAACGGACAAGAATGAGGAATACTACTACCTCCGACAGCCACTCGCGCTGGGGGTGCTCGTGGTTTTGACGTTGTTACTCGCGCCTGGAAAGACCAATGCCTTTATCTACTTCGCATTCTAG
- a CDS encoding tetratricopeptide repeat protein has protein sequence MAQDAHNDLRITDQFDLEVFWADHGKQITIGAVAAIAIAGFLLYRQYQSSTQAEQAAAMLANARDTMSLEQVIRDYPNSSTAAEAMSRLADIYYRSGKYTEAASTYERITKEFPSHLLAESAKLGLGTILEAQGNVEGAKAQYLQIINSGPNNYVVNAAKMGLARCLEVGGQKKEARQMYEEILALGQNSPWFTQAYLQWVVMGRDMPPEKPSESPVLPASSPAKDGLQVPALRTVP, from the coding sequence ATGGCACAAGACGCTCACAACGATTTACGCATCACCGACCAATTTGACCTTGAGGTTTTTTGGGCGGATCACGGGAAACAGATCACTATCGGCGCGGTGGCGGCCATTGCGATCGCCGGGTTCCTGCTGTACCGGCAATATCAGTCAAGTACACAAGCAGAACAGGCCGCAGCCATGTTGGCCAATGCCAGGGACACGATGTCTTTGGAGCAGGTAATTCGCGACTACCCAAACTCCTCGACTGCTGCCGAGGCAATGTCTCGACTCGCAGACATTTACTATCGGTCTGGCAAATATACCGAAGCAGCAAGTACTTATGAAAGAATCACCAAGGAATTCCCGTCGCATTTGCTGGCTGAGTCTGCCAAACTCGGCCTGGGAACCATTTTGGAAGCTCAAGGGAATGTGGAAGGCGCAAAAGCACAGTATCTGCAGATAATCAATTCTGGCCCAAACAATTACGTCGTGAATGCAGCAAAAATGGGATTGGCGAGATGTCTTGAGGTTGGTGGCCAGAAAAAAGAAGCGCGCCAAATGTATGAGGAAATACTGGCTCTGGGTCAAAATTCTCCGTGGTTTACCCAGGCATATTTGCAGTGGGTTGTGATGGGCCGTGATATGCCTCCAGAAAAGCCGAGCGAATCCCCGGTGCTACCAGCCTCGTCACCTGCAAAAGACGGCCTGCAAGTGCCAGCGCTGAGAACCGTGCCGTGA
- a CDS encoding DUF5989 family protein: MQFLRHLLLLFKNLFGFAHQNKAWWIVPIVVVLLVLALVMIVGHAIAPFIYTLF; encoded by the coding sequence ATGCAATTCTTGAGACACCTGCTGTTGCTGTTCAAGAACTTGTTCGGTTTCGCCCACCAGAATAAGGCGTGGTGGATTGTGCCGATCGTTGTCGTTTTGCTGGTACTGGCCCTGGTCATGATCGTCGGCCATGCCATTGCCCCGTTTATCTATACGCTGTTTTAA
- a CDS encoding WecB/TagA/CpsF family glycosyltransferase → MNLRTDKKVILFGVPIDNLTLDETVGRVESMIREGGTHQHVVVNVDKIVKLQRDLELRKAVLSCDLINADGQPIVWASKLLQHPLKERVTGVDLFDSLVARCAEKGYRPYLLGARQEVVEKVVEVLRQRHPTLKIAGYRNGYWQPAEEAEVVQGIKQTRPDMLFVAMGSPKKEIFLTKWKAELQTPFVMGVGGTFDVVAGLVRRAPSWMQKCGLEWLFRLIQEPRRMWRRYLVEDMAFIGLVFREWRAQRRSC, encoded by the coding sequence ATGAACCTCCGGACCGACAAGAAGGTGATTTTGTTTGGTGTACCGATCGACAACCTGACATTGGATGAAACGGTCGGCCGGGTGGAATCGATGATTCGAGAGGGTGGAACTCATCAGCATGTGGTTGTCAATGTGGACAAAATTGTAAAACTGCAGCGCGATCTAGAGTTGCGGAAGGCGGTTTTGAGTTGTGACTTGATCAATGCCGACGGCCAGCCAATAGTGTGGGCATCAAAGCTTCTGCAACATCCTCTGAAAGAAAGGGTTACTGGCGTAGATTTGTTCGATAGCTTGGTGGCGCGGTGTGCGGAAAAGGGGTATCGACCATACTTGCTGGGAGCGAGGCAGGAAGTGGTGGAAAAGGTGGTTGAAGTGCTGAGGCAGCGTCATCCCACCTTGAAAATTGCTGGGTACCGAAACGGATACTGGCAGCCCGCCGAAGAAGCTGAAGTAGTACAGGGGATCAAGCAAACGCGTCCAGATATGCTATTTGTCGCAATGGGTTCGCCGAAGAAAGAGATCTTTCTGACCAAGTGGAAGGCTGAGTTACAGACGCCGTTTGTCATGGGAGTTGGTGGGACCTTTGATGTTGTTGCCGGATTGGTCAGGCGCGCGCCTTCATGGATGCAAAAATGTGGGCTGGAGTGGCTTTTCAGACTAATCCAAGAACCACGAAGGATGTGGCGACGCTATCTGGTTGAGGATATGGCCTTTATCGGCTTGGTATTTCGGGAATGGCGGGCGCAGCGGCGATCATGCTGA
- a CDS encoding DUF362 domain-containing protein, protein MNQDPVAARCAVVRQQPRYDPALVASSVHQTIKALGLSWGDLVRPGERVLLKPNFIRESHAGRPAEWEQITTHGTIIAAVAHAVAAAMDGRGTLTIADAPQTDSDFDTICERAEIPKLREQLRREFPALRFEVLDLRREAWRTERGVIVERRKLPEDPRGYTLVNLGEHSCFHNKKGRFYGADYDTAFTAQHHSQGKHEYLISRSVMDADVFINLPKLKTHKKVGVTLSLKNLVGINGDKNYLPHFCIGTPDEGGDEFPDSKAATKFQSRAIAAFKSAAKRGGAATKLWAPLAKRVGSRVFGDTTKVVRSGNWWGNDTTWRMTLDLNKALWHFDGAGKRRVKPLRYLTIIDGIIAGEGNGPMEADAKACGVLIAGINPVAADFVATQLMGFDWQKVPTIREAFQISDLKLVDFGPDEVEAAPEPGEVFHFRPHFGWVGHIEAK, encoded by the coding sequence ATGAATCAGGATCCTGTTGCTGCGCGCTGCGCCGTTGTGCGTCAGCAACCACGATACGACCCTGCCCTTGTTGCCTCATCGGTGCACCAGACAATCAAGGCGTTGGGGCTGTCCTGGGGCGATCTGGTGCGACCGGGCGAGCGGGTGCTGTTGAAGCCGAATTTTATCCGCGAGTCGCACGCCGGCCGGCCGGCCGAGTGGGAACAGATCACCACGCACGGCACTATCATCGCCGCGGTCGCACATGCGGTTGCCGCCGCGATGGACGGACGGGGCACCCTGACCATCGCGGACGCGCCGCAGACCGACAGTGATTTTGACACGATCTGTGAACGTGCGGAGATCCCGAAGCTGCGGGAACAATTGCGACGTGAATTCCCCGCCCTGCGTTTTGAAGTGCTTGATTTGCGGAGGGAAGCCTGGCGCACGGAACGCGGCGTGATCGTGGAGCGCCGCAAACTTCCGGAAGATCCGCGTGGCTACACGTTGGTGAACCTCGGCGAACACAGTTGCTTCCACAACAAAAAAGGGCGCTTCTACGGCGCGGACTACGACACGGCGTTCACGGCCCAGCATCATTCCCAGGGCAAACACGAATACCTGATTTCCCGGAGCGTGATGGATGCCGACGTGTTCATCAACCTGCCCAAGCTCAAGACGCACAAGAAGGTCGGGGTTACCCTCAGCCTCAAGAACCTCGTCGGCATCAACGGAGACAAGAACTACCTGCCGCACTTCTGCATCGGCACGCCTGACGAAGGCGGCGACGAGTTTCCCGACAGCAAGGCGGCGACGAAGTTCCAGAGTCGCGCGATCGCCGCATTCAAGAGCGCCGCGAAGCGTGGCGGCGCGGCCACCAAACTCTGGGCGCCGCTTGCCAAGCGGGTTGGCTCGCGCGTGTTCGGCGACACCACAAAGGTCGTACGCAGCGGCAACTGGTGGGGCAACGACACCACATGGCGCATGACGTTGGATCTCAATAAAGCGTTGTGGCATTTCGACGGCGCCGGCAAACGGCGTGTGAAACCATTGCGGTACCTGACCATCATCGACGGTATCATCGCCGGCGAGGGCAACGGGCCGATGGAAGCCGATGCCAAAGCCTGTGGTGTCCTCATCGCGGGCATCAACCCGGTGGCTGCCGATTTTGTGGCCACGCAGCTGATGGGTTTCGATTGGCAAAAAGTGCCGACCATCCGCGAGGCATTTCAAATCTCGGATCTTAAACTGGTTGATTTCGGCCCGGACGAAGTCGAGGCTGCGCCCGAACCTGGCGAAGTCTTCCATTTCCGTCCGCATTTCGGTTGGGTCGGCCATATCGAAGCGAAATGA
- the wecB gene encoding UDP-N-acetylglucosamine 2-epimerase (non-hydrolyzing), giving the protein MKLRIVNVVGARPNFMKMAPLMMEYRRQPDKFDPKLVHTGQHYDDNMSALFFEQLHLPKPDVYLGIGSGSHSEQTAKVMVEMEKLLSAEPPDLVVVVGDINSTMAATIAAAKLCIPVAHVEAGLRSFDRTMPEEINRLVTDALSDYCFITSQDADENLRREGVAPEKIFFVGNVMIDTLLQLKDVALKSDIAQKLGLNGQYGFVTLHRPSNVDDKEVFAEILAALDSIQNDLLLVFPVHPRTVNRLKQFGFWDGLQGRKNLKLTDPVGYLDSLCLMAKAKLVLTDSGGVQEETTVLGVPCLTIRNNTERPVTITEGTNTLVGTSQSRIVGEAKKILEGNGKQGRAPKFWDGKAAGRIVECLLKNPPKR; this is encoded by the coding sequence ATGAAGCTGAGAATTGTCAATGTCGTCGGGGCCCGTCCGAATTTTATGAAGATGGCCCCGCTGATGATGGAATATCGGCGGCAACCGGACAAGTTCGATCCAAAACTTGTGCACACCGGCCAGCACTACGATGACAACATGTCGGCGCTCTTCTTCGAACAACTACATTTGCCCAAACCCGACGTGTACCTCGGAATCGGTTCCGGTTCGCACAGCGAACAGACAGCCAAGGTGATGGTGGAGATGGAGAAGTTGCTGTCCGCTGAACCGCCCGATCTGGTTGTCGTCGTGGGAGACATCAACTCGACGATGGCAGCGACGATCGCGGCGGCAAAGCTTTGCATCCCCGTGGCACACGTCGAGGCCGGCCTGCGAAGTTTCGACCGAACGATGCCTGAGGAGATTAACCGACTCGTGACAGACGCTTTGAGCGACTACTGCTTCATCACAAGCCAGGATGCGGATGAGAACCTCCGCCGTGAAGGTGTCGCGCCAGAGAAGATTTTCTTCGTTGGTAACGTGATGATTGACACACTGTTACAGCTTAAAGATGTAGCTTTGAAGTCTGATATTGCTCAGAAACTTGGCCTGAATGGTCAGTACGGGTTTGTAACTCTTCATCGTCCCAGCAATGTAGATGACAAAGAGGTCTTCGCGGAGATCCTCGCAGCTCTGGACAGCATTCAGAACGACCTGCTCCTAGTATTCCCCGTTCACCCGCGAACGGTCAATCGGCTGAAGCAATTCGGATTTTGGGATGGCCTCCAAGGCAGGAAAAACCTGAAATTGACCGATCCGGTTGGCTATCTGGATTCACTATGTCTGATGGCCAAGGCGAAGCTGGTCCTGACCGACTCGGGCGGTGTGCAGGAAGAGACCACGGTCTTGGGGGTACCATGCCTGACGATTCGCAATAATACCGAACGGCCGGTCACGATTACGGAGGGCACCAACACGCTCGTCGGTACGAGTCAATCCAGGATCGTGGGCGAAGCCAAAAAAATATTGGAGGGGAACGGCAAGCAGGGGCGCGCCCCCAAGTTCTGGGACGGCAAGGCTGCGGGACGAATTGTTGAATGCCTGCTTAAAAATCCGCCCAAGCGATGA
- a CDS encoding bi-domain-containing oxidoreductase, giving the protein MKQLVQDFKTGDIKLVDVPPPVIAPGCVLVRNAYSLVSAGTEKATVAMAQASLVGKARLRPDLAKQVLGTLKREGIGATLRKVQSRLDQWKQLGYSSAGTVLEVGEGVTGFAVGDRVACAGQDYASHAEVVLVPQNLCTRLPEGVALEHAAFSTLGAIALQGVRQADARVGEVVAVIGLGLVGQLTVQILKAAGCVVFGIDVSEAACALAKTCGCDAVAVRPRDDVERVAATLSHDFGVDAVIITASAPTNDPVELAGRICRERGRVVMVGVTGMEVPRDVYYRKELDFRLSRSYGPGRYDPLYEEQGIDYPIGYVRWTEGRNMEAFTQLLAMKRIDVAALTTHTFSVDDGPKAYELITGKTGGRVVGVLIQYPPTAKRTSVTVTKSASAVPVKAVVLGVIGAGNYAQGVLLPQFKASADVTLRTVCTATGVKAQKAKEKFGFDTCVTDWRAVIADAAINTVLVATRHDLHAPIVCEALRAGKAVFVEKPLCLRGEQLDEIVEVINQAGNARLLVGFNRRFAPFAEEVRKLSGPLVMRYRISVTPLPREHWINNPDIGGGRILGEVCHFVDFLQFAARSRPVSVFAQGFGADNVQVSLRFADGSVGAVDYFSVADAALEKEHFEAFGGGRHLVVTDFRDKGQAAEVREFITAVKAGSPMPMGLEEIINSTRATLAVLQAMCAGQVVTL; this is encoded by the coding sequence ATGAAACAACTCGTCCAGGACTTCAAGACCGGCGACATCAAACTGGTCGATGTGCCGCCGCCGGTGATTGCGCCGGGCTGCGTCCTGGTACGCAACGCGTATTCCCTCGTCAGCGCGGGAACGGAGAAGGCCACCGTGGCGATGGCGCAGGCATCGCTCGTCGGCAAGGCGCGGTTGCGTCCCGATCTCGCGAAGCAGGTGCTTGGCACGCTCAAGCGGGAAGGGATTGGGGCGACGCTGCGCAAGGTCCAGTCGCGCCTCGATCAATGGAAACAACTGGGCTACTCCTCGGCGGGCACGGTCCTCGAAGTTGGCGAAGGTGTGACCGGTTTTGCCGTTGGCGACCGCGTGGCCTGTGCGGGACAGGATTACGCGAGTCACGCGGAAGTGGTCCTGGTTCCCCAGAATCTCTGCACCCGGCTACCCGAGGGCGTCGCCTTGGAACACGCGGCGTTTTCGACGTTGGGTGCGATCGCGCTGCAGGGGGTGCGGCAGGCCGACGCGCGCGTGGGTGAAGTGGTCGCGGTCATCGGGTTGGGGTTGGTGGGCCAGTTGACCGTGCAGATTCTCAAGGCGGCCGGCTGCGTGGTGTTTGGCATCGATGTGAGTGAAGCGGCCTGTGCACTCGCGAAGACGTGCGGTTGCGATGCCGTGGCTGTGCGCCCGCGTGACGACGTGGAGCGTGTCGCCGCGACATTGAGCCATGACTTTGGCGTGGATGCGGTCATTATTACGGCATCAGCCCCAACGAACGATCCGGTCGAGTTGGCTGGCAGGATTTGCCGCGAGCGCGGCCGTGTGGTGATGGTCGGCGTGACCGGCATGGAGGTGCCGCGCGACGTTTACTATCGGAAAGAATTGGATTTCCGCCTTTCCCGCAGCTACGGGCCTGGTCGATACGACCCGCTTTACGAAGAACAGGGCATCGACTATCCCATCGGCTACGTGCGCTGGACGGAAGGCCGAAATATGGAGGCCTTCACGCAACTGCTCGCGATGAAGCGCATCGATGTGGCGGCATTGACCACGCACACGTTTTCCGTCGACGACGGGCCGAAGGCATATGAATTGATCACGGGAAAGACCGGCGGGCGGGTTGTCGGGGTCCTTATCCAATATCCACCGACGGCGAAACGGACGAGCGTCACCGTCACGAAGTCGGCCAGCGCGGTGCCGGTCAAGGCGGTTGTGCTCGGCGTCATTGGCGCGGGCAATTACGCGCAGGGCGTTTTGTTGCCGCAATTCAAAGCCAGCGCAGACGTAACGTTACGCACCGTATGCACGGCGACCGGCGTGAAAGCCCAAAAGGCCAAAGAGAAGTTCGGCTTCGACACGTGCGTTACGGATTGGCGCGCGGTGATTGCCGATGCGGCGATCAATACGGTACTCGTCGCCACACGTCACGACTTGCACGCGCCTATTGTTTGCGAGGCGTTGCGCGCCGGCAAAGCGGTGTTCGTCGAGAAACCACTGTGCCTGCGGGGTGAGCAACTGGATGAGATTGTGGAAGTGATAAACCAGGCAGGCAACGCTCGCTTACTGGTCGGTTTCAATCGCCGCTTTGCCCCGTTCGCCGAGGAGGTACGAAAGCTGAGCGGCCCTCTGGTGATGCGGTATCGTATCAGCGTAACGCCACTGCCACGCGAACATTGGATCAACAATCCCGACATCGGTGGAGGACGCATCCTTGGCGAAGTGTGCCACTTCGTGGATTTCCTGCAATTTGCCGCCAGGTCGCGACCGGTGTCCGTCTTCGCCCAGGGTTTCGGCGCCGACAACGTGCAGGTGTCGTTGCGGTTCGCCGACGGGTCGGTTGGCGCGGTGGATTATTTTTCGGTGGCCGACGCGGCACTGGAGAAGGAACATTTCGAGGCGTTCGGCGGCGGCCGGCACTTGGTTGTGACCGATTTTCGCGACAAAGGGCAGGCCGCCGAGGTCCGCGAGTTCATTACCGCCGTCAAAGCGGGCAGCCCGATGCCGATGGGACTCGAAGAGATTATCAATAGCACGCGGGCGACACTGGCCGTTCTTCAAGCGATGTGCGCGGGTCAGGTGGTGACACTGTAA
- a CDS encoding SGNH/GDSL hydrolase family protein, translating to MLKKFLLSLVVLLVGLVAAEGVARLLYRRSMPLFPRFHTDAHYGGFTIRRLRPQTRFWHTSIDGQWEFRINAQGFRADKNYDYEKPLGCQRVLCLGDSQTEGFECRQEQTFSAIIERYFRVRGKCVEVINTGVSGFGTTEELVLLENEGVKFHPDFVVLGFFGNDLDDNTRCNIFGLKNGALVTNTTTYIPGVKILNWIDGFALLRWLSQNSYLYSRGLNGAWEYERGRLESRNERKLTSEMAVQNTNTTTYVAEYQKDLEVALLRRMYACCQAHGAKLIILDTPQLVDASHPSPDFKSSIPPDLHDTFRQNCDVLIECEPTLAEYRGLIAIHVPHGHYHLSEEGHLLFGIQVSKAIERLAEKKPGS from the coding sequence ATGTTGAAGAAATTTTTGTTGTCACTGGTTGTCTTGCTGGTCGGCTTGGTGGCAGCCGAAGGGGTGGCGCGTTTATTGTATCGACGTAGCATGCCACTGTTTCCCCGTTTTCACACCGACGCACATTACGGAGGGTTCACCATTCGTCGGTTGCGTCCGCAAACGCGGTTTTGGCACACCAGTATTGATGGTCAGTGGGAGTTTCGCATCAATGCGCAAGGTTTTCGGGCAGACAAGAACTACGACTACGAAAAGCCCCTGGGTTGCCAGCGCGTACTATGTCTGGGCGATTCCCAGACCGAAGGGTTTGAATGTCGGCAGGAGCAGACTTTTTCGGCAATCATCGAGCGTTATTTCCGCGTGCGCGGGAAGTGCGTTGAGGTGATCAACACCGGAGTATCTGGTTTTGGCACAACCGAGGAGTTGGTCTTGCTGGAGAACGAAGGGGTGAAGTTCCATCCGGATTTTGTGGTGCTGGGTTTTTTTGGGAACGATCTGGATGATAATACTCGCTGCAATATTTTCGGACTGAAGAACGGGGCTCTGGTTACGAACACAACCACCTACATTCCCGGGGTGAAGATCCTGAACTGGATCGATGGTTTCGCCCTGCTTCGTTGGCTCAGCCAAAACTCCTATCTATACTCGAGGGGACTCAACGGTGCGTGGGAATACGAAAGAGGGAGATTGGAGTCCCGGAATGAACGCAAGTTGACCTCGGAAATGGCAGTCCAGAACACCAACACCACGACTTATGTCGCAGAGTATCAAAAAGATTTGGAAGTGGCCCTGCTGCGACGGATGTACGCCTGCTGTCAAGCGCACGGCGCCAAGCTGATCATTTTGGACACTCCCCAACTGGTGGATGCCAGTCACCCCAGCCCTGATTTCAAATCGTCAATTCCACCGGACTTGCACGATACGTTTCGTCAGAATTGTGACGTGTTGATTGAGTGCGAGCCGACGCTGGCGGAGTATCGGGGCTTAATAGCTATTCATGTGCCCCACGGTCATTATCACTTATCGGAAGAAGGACACCTGCTTTTTGGCATTCAAGTCTCCAAAGCAATAGAACGTTTGGCAGAAAAGAAACCAGGATCATGA
- a CDS encoding carbamoyltransferase — protein MMNILGISAFYHDSAAALVRDGKIIAAAQEERFTRKKQDAGFPFHAVRYCLGEGKVGPKDLDAVAFYDKPFSKFGRILQTYLGIAPSGLESFLMAIPLWMREKLWTSLQIERSLRQCGIEMPKNFYFPEHHESHAASAFYPSPFPSAAILTLDGVGEWATSVLGRGVDNRLELMKEMRFPHSLGLLYSAFTYFTGFKVNSGEYKLMGLAPYGEPKYASLIYDHLIDLRPDGSFRLNMDYFGYVNRLTMTNDRFAELFGGPARSPESDITQREMDMAASIQKVTEDIVLRMARETHRLTGEKNLCLAGGVALNCVANGRLLREGPFEKLWIQPAAGDAGGSVGAALLVWYWIQKQPRKADGVHDQMSGAFLGPEFSDDEIEAFLKAHGYPYRKLPTETWGDQIADVLASEHVVGVLQGRMEFGPRALGGRSIIGDARSPKMQSIMNLKIKYRESFRPFAPVCLRERMGDYFELEQESPYMLLVADVQPKLRRPLTDEERRVMKDPDLRKRVNIVRSTIPSVTHVDMSARVQTVDAERNPRFHELLKAFERKTGYGILINTSFNVRGEPIVCTPEDAYRCFMRTEMDYLVLGSCLLDKKEQPKLADQQDWRKDFVLD, from the coding sequence CTGATGAATATTCTCGGTATCAGTGCGTTTTATCATGATTCGGCCGCGGCTTTGGTGCGGGATGGAAAGATCATTGCCGCTGCGCAGGAGGAACGATTCACACGCAAGAAACAGGATGCAGGTTTTCCGTTCCACGCGGTTCGTTACTGTCTTGGCGAGGGCAAAGTGGGCCCCAAAGATCTCGATGCCGTCGCCTTTTATGACAAGCCCTTCAGCAAGTTTGGCCGCATCCTGCAGACCTACCTGGGCATTGCGCCGTCCGGGCTGGAGTCGTTTCTCATGGCAATACCCCTGTGGATGCGGGAGAAGCTTTGGACATCGCTGCAAATCGAGCGATCGCTGCGCCAATGTGGCATCGAGATGCCCAAGAATTTTTATTTCCCGGAACACCATGAGTCGCACGCCGCCAGCGCGTTTTACCCGTCGCCCTTTCCCAGCGCGGCCATCCTCACGCTCGACGGGGTCGGCGAGTGGGCGACCAGCGTTCTCGGTCGCGGGGTGGACAATCGTCTTGAGTTGATGAAGGAAATGCGCTTTCCCCATTCACTGGGGCTCTTGTACTCCGCCTTCACGTATTTCACCGGTTTCAAGGTGAACTCGGGGGAGTATAAATTGATGGGCCTCGCGCCTTACGGCGAACCCAAGTACGCCAGCCTCATTTATGATCACCTCATTGACCTTCGCCCGGATGGTTCGTTCCGCCTGAACATGGACTACTTCGGGTACGTGAATCGATTGACCATGACCAACGACCGTTTTGCGGAACTGTTCGGCGGCCCCGCGCGCTCGCCCGAATCCGACATCACCCAGCGCGAGATGGACATGGCGGCGTCGATCCAGAAAGTAACGGAGGATATTGTGCTGCGCATGGCCCGGGAAACCCATCGGTTGACGGGTGAAAAAAATCTTTGCCTGGCTGGCGGCGTGGCCCTCAATTGCGTCGCCAATGGCCGGCTCCTCCGCGAAGGACCGTTTGAAAAGTTATGGATCCAGCCGGCAGCTGGTGATGCCGGCGGTTCGGTGGGGGCGGCGTTACTGGTCTGGTACTGGATCCAGAAGCAGCCGCGCAAAGCGGACGGCGTACACGATCAAATGAGTGGGGCGTTTCTCGGTCCTGAATTCAGCGACGATGAGATTGAGGCGTTCCTCAAGGCGCACGGGTATCCCTACCGCAAGTTGCCGACGGAGACGTGGGGCGACCAAATAGCCGATGTGCTGGCGTCGGAGCACGTCGTTGGTGTCCTGCAAGGTCGCATGGAGTTTGGCCCGCGCGCGTTGGGTGGCCGCTCCATCATCGGGGACGCCCGGTCACCCAAAATGCAGTCCATCATGAATCTCAAGATCAAGTACCGCGAATCGTTCCGTCCCTTCGCGCCGGTCTGCCTGCGGGAGCGCATGGGCGATTATTTCGAGTTGGAGCAGGAATCGCCCTATATGCTCCTGGTAGCGGATGTGCAGCCCAAATTGCGACGTCCTTTGACAGACGAAGAGCGACGGGTCATGAAAGACCCCGATTTGCGCAAACGGGTCAATATTGTTCGTTCTACCATTCCCTCGGTGACACACGTCGATATGTCGGCGCGCGTACAGACTGTGGATGCCGAGCGCAACCCGCGCTTCCACGAGCTGCTGAAGGCATTCGAACGGAAAACCGGTTACGGAATTCTAATCAACACGTCCTTCAACGTTCGTGGCGAGCCGATTGTTTGCACACCTGAGGACGCGTACCGTTGTTTCATGCGGACTGAAATGGATTACCTGGTGCTGGGCTCGTGCCTTCTCGACAAGAAGGAACAACCAAAGCTGGCTGACCAACAGGACTGGCGCAAGGATTTCGTACTTGATTAG